The sequence CCATCTTTGTGAACCCTACACAATTCAATAATCCTGAGGACTTGGCCAAGTATCCCAGGACCGTCGAAACGGATTTGGCCAAGCTGGAAGCGGAAGGAGTGGATTATGTTTTCCTTCCAGAAGTAGCAGAAATGTATCCGAAACCCACAGGATTGACCTTTGATTTTGGGGATTTGGAACGGATCCTGGAAGGAGCTTTTCGGCCAGGACATTTCAACGGAGTTGGGGTGGTGGTGGCCAAGTTGTTGCATATCATTCATCCTGACAAAGCCTTTTTTGGCCAGAAAGACCTGCAGCAAGTGGCCATCATCAGGAGAATGGTTGATGACTTGGCGTTTGACGTGGAAATGGTAGTAGTGCCTACTTCGAGAGAAAAGGACGGACTGGCCATGTCTTCCCGCAATGGAAGGTTGACAGCTGAGGATCGCAAGCATGCCTTGGTCCTGTTTGAATCCCTGACGTTGGCAAGAAAGGAACTTTTAGCCGGCAAGCCATGGTTTGAGGTACAGGACAAAATATCACACAAATTTAATTTGGTGCCTGGCGTGGAGTTGGAGTATTTTGAGTTAGTGAGGACAAATAGCCTTGAAGTGGTGTCAACAATCGATATTTCCGAACAAACGACAGGCAAGGAGTACTCTCTTTGTACCGCCGCTTATGTCGGAGATGTGAGGTTGATCGACAACTTACCGATTTAATCCTTAAATTTGTGGCAAATTTAGAAAGCAATGCAAATTCAGTTATTGAAATCAAAGATTCACAGGGTTAAGATTACGCAGGCAGAACTTCATTATGTGGGAAGTATTACCATTGATGAAGATTTGATGGATGCAGCGAACATCATTGAAAATGAAAAGGTGCAGATCGTCAACGTCAATAATGGCGAGCGCTTGGAAACTTATGTGATTAAAGGTGAGCGCGGCAGCGGTATGGTCTGCCTAAATGGGCCCGCGGCCAGGAAAGCGCAAGTGGGCGATGTGGTGATCATTATTTCTTATGCTTCGATGGCATTTGAAGAGGCCAAAAAGTATAAACCTGTGGTCATATTTCCAGATGACTCCAATAAATTAATTTAAGTTGAGACTAAGCATAAAGCAATGGATCCAAGTGGTCGTTTCCCTAGCGGTGGCCATTTGGATTTTTTGGTTCTTATACAAGGATGTCAAGATGGAAAGCCTGTTGGAAGCACTTCAGCAGGCTTCACTGTTTTGGATCTGCATGTCCATTTGGATCTCGGTACTCGGCTTTGGGTTGAGGTCTTGGCGGTGGAAGCTGCTCATTGATGCGGACTTGGCTGAAAAGTTGCCCACCTCCAGGGCCTTTTGGGGCTTGATGATCGGATATTTGGTCAATATGCTCGTGCCGCGTGCCGGAGAAGTGGCCCGTTGTGGCGTACTCAAAAAGACGGATAAGCTGCCGGTCAGTAAATTACTGGGGACGGTGATTTTGGAGCGATCGGTAGACCTGCTGTTCATGATCGGGGTGATTTTTTTGGCCTTTGTGCTCGAGCGGGAGGTTTTTGTAGGGCTGGCTGAAGACTTGATCTCACTTGATGCCATCAAGACAGGCTTTAAGGAATACATGCCCTTGTTGGTTGGTGGTGTGGCTTTGTTGGTGATCGTGTTTTACTGGGTGACCAGTCGATACCGCGATCATGGATTGGTGAAGAAGTTTCATCATTTTATGCGTGAACTTATCGGTGGCCTGAAAAGCGTCCAGCGAATGAAAAACCGCCTAGGATTCTGGAGTGCTTCGGTAGGGATCTGGGTGATTTATTTTTTGATGATGTATTTTATCGCCATGGCGATGCCCAGCACTGCCAATTTGTCCCCGTCGTCAGTCCTTATGGTAATGGTAATGGGCAGTATTGGCATGGTGGCGCCCGTTCAAGGTGGAATCGGTACATTTCATGCCTTGGTAGCCTTTATTTTAATGACATATGGTCTTACGGAAGAAGAGGGCAAAATTTTTGCTATTATTGTCCACAGTTCCCAAGTACTGATTGTACTGGTAGCAGGTGTCATAAGCTTATTGGTGGTGGCAAAAATTTCTGTTACAACAAAACCACAAGCGGGACATTTGCGTAATAATTAAGCGTTTAAAACAACAAAAGTATGTTACTGATTCTAATTGTAGTTGTATTTGGAATTATGGGCTTTGTGGTAAGTCAAAAGCTCAAGAAGAAATTCAAAAAGTATTCACAAACGGCCTTACAGGCCAACTTGTCCGGAAAGGAAATTGCAGAATTAATGTTGGCTGACCACGGGATCCATAATGTAACGGTGAATTGTGTGGAAGGAAAGTTGACTGACCACTATAATCCGCAAAATAAAACCGTCAATCTTAGCCCTGATGTGTATTATGGCAGAAATGCTGCTGCCACCGCAGTGTCCGCTCACGAGTGTGGGCACGCCGTGCAGCATGCTCAGGCTTATTCGTGGTTGGGCTTACGCTCTGCCATGGTCCCTATCCAGAATGTCAGCGGCAAAATTCTGAATTTTGTCTTGATTGCTTCCTTATTTGGGGGATTGGCGCTATTTAACCTTCCTATCGAAGCGGTAGGTGTCATTGTCGTGGGATCTTATGGGGTGATTACCTTGTTCACCTTTGTGACCCTTCCGGTGGAATTTGACGCCAGTAGAAGAGCACTTGCTTGGGTGAAAGAAAGAAATATAGTGACCACTTCCGAGTACGGGATGGCCAAAGACTCCTTGAAATGGGCTGCCATGACCTATGTGGTAGCGGCATTGGCTTCCTTGGCGACATTGGCCTATTATGCGATGATTTTCTTTGGTGGTAGAGACTAGGGTAGAAGCAAGAGATAGGAGTTGCAAGTATCAAGTAGCAAGTATCTAGATTACCTCACCTTGAAGGAAATACTAGGAGAGGTGTTTTGGAGCAAAGAAAACCAGAGGGCTGCTTTCCAGTGGGAAGGCAGCCCTCTTATGTTAGCATTGCTTTTACTTTTTTCAAAAAGTGGATTAAGTAATATTGCTGGGAGCGATGTCTTCATTGTTTATCATAACAATGAAGTGCCATGAAGCGTGATACAGAAAGAGGTTGTCTCATAAATAAATAATCCGTCATCACGAGCGGAGTGAAGTGATCTCGATGTGCTTTCATTGCACGTATGATGAGATTGCTTCTTCCGATATCCATAATCGCAATGACGAGGACTTTTGAGACAGCCTCCTTCGTGCCTTATACATCGTGCTATCTAGCGACTAACAGTTAATATCCCTACCCTTGGCTCACAAACTGGTAATCGGCAAAATCTACCGCTACCTGATCCAGTAGTGAAGAAACTTCAGCATACGTGTCTGCCGTGACCATTTTGGTGCGGTAGGGTTTGAAATTTGGCATTCCCCGGAAGTAGTTGGTGTAGTGCCTTCTCATTTCCAGGATACCCAGTTTTTCACCTTTCCATTTTACGGAGAAGTCAAGATGCTTCTTGGCGACATTGATGCGTTCATCCAGCCCTGGAGCGGCCAGCTTTTGGCCGGTTTCGAAATAATGCTTGATTTCATTGAATATCCAAGGATAGCCAATGGCTGCACGGCCGATCATCATGCCGTCCACTCCAAAACGGTCCCGGTATTCCCGGGCCCTTTCGGGGCTGTCGATGTCCCCGTTCCCAAAAAGCGGGATGTGGATGCGTTGGTTTTCCTTGATTTTGGCCAAGTAGGTCCAGTCCGCTTCTCCTTTATACATTTGTTTTCGGGTACGCGCATGTACGCTGATGGCCTGGATGCCGACGTCCTGCAGCCTTTCTACGACTTCCACGATACGAATGGTGTTATTGTCCCAGCCAAGTCGGGTCTTGACGGTCACCGGAATGTTTACCGCCTTGACGATTTCAGCTGTCATGGAGACCATCTTGTCGATATCCAATAATATTCCGGCTCCAGCACCTTTGCAAGCTACTTTATTCACGGGACAGCCGTAATTGATGTCCAAAATGTCCGGCCCCGCTTGTTCGGCAATGGCAGCAGCCTCCCGCATGGAGTCGATTTCGTTTCCGAAAATCTGGATTCCAATGGGACGTTCGTATTCAAAAATATCCAGTTTCTGGACACTTTTGGCGGCGTCCCGGATCAGCCCTTCTGAGCTGATAAACTCCGTATACATCAAATCTGCACCATTTTCCTTACACACCGCTCTAAAAGGCGGATCGCTGACATCTTCCATTGGTGCCAGCAGTAAGGGAAATTCCCCCAAGGCTAAGTTTCCTATTTTTACCACGATTGATTTATAATTTTCCTGTAAATTTACCCCAATTATGGAGATTTATAAAACCCAAAGCCAAATTGCTGCAAAACACAACTGGTTATTGTCCCTGGTTGTCTTGGTTTTGATTACTTTTGGCGTACTTGCATTGACTCAAGGGATTGCATTGGTCATGATCCCTTTTTTGTTTAATATCAGTTATGAAGACATCCTGCCCCTGTTTACAGGAGAGCTATCCTATCCCAACGGCCGAATGGCCATGCTATTTCTGCAGGGGATCGGTGGAGGCCTGGCTTTTTTTATTGCCGGCTGGTTATTCTCTAAGGTGGTGGAAAAGGCCAGTCTTGGTTGGCAACAACAATTTGCCCGTGTAAAGTTCAATTACCTCTTGCTCTTGCTGCCGTTACTGTTTGGTTTTATGTTATTTGATGCCAAGGTGATCGAGTGGAATATGAACATAAATTTTCCGGCATTTTTGGAAGGGTTTGAGACCTTTGCCCGTGAGATGGAGGACCAAGCCATGAAGATGACCAAGTTTTTGACGGATTTTCAGGACTTCGGCGAGTTTTTGGCTGGCGTGCTGGTAATTGGTGTGTTGGCGGGGATTGGAGAGGAATATTTCTTTAGGGGTGTTCTGCAGCCAAAGCTGCACCGGTACCTGGGCAATGCACATGCAGGAGTATGGTTGGCGGCTTTTGTGTTTTCTGCCATCCATTTCCAATTTTTTGGGTTTTTCCCACGTTTATTGCTGGGAGCACTCTTTGGTTACTTGTACCTGTATTCAGGAAGTTTGGTGTATCCCATAGTGGGGCATGTATTGAACAATTCCTTTACCATAGTCATGGTTTATTTGAACAAGTTAGGGGTGGTGGAGTTTGATATTGAAGATCCGGAAGGCGTTAGCTGGTATACGGTGGTATTGGGGCTGATTGTTTTTGTGGTATGCATGCGGCTCTTTGTTCAACAAAACAAGCAAAAATCGTCCCATGGAGAAGTGGCAGAAGGTATTTGAATCAGCATCCCTCGTCCGGGCAGAGATTGTCAAAGGAGTGTTGAGCGAGCATGATATTACCGCCATTGTCCTCAATAAAAAAGAGTCTGTATACCAAATTATTGGAAGCTACCATGTGATGGTGGTGTCCGAAAAGGCCTTTGAGGCTGCAAATTTAATTAAGAATGAAATATCGTTTTAATATTTCCAATTATAGTGAGTTAGGGCAGCGCATCATCACGGCTCTTTTGGGAGCGGCGGTGATCGTCTTTGGGAGCATGTATAGTGAATGGGCTTATTTTTCCATCTTCGGAACCATATTGGTGCTGTCCCAGCTGGAATTTTACAAATTATGTGGGCTAGATGGGATGCTTCCGCTCAAGACATTCGGTACTTTTTTGGGGTTAATGATTTTCGTGATGACCTTTTTTGTGGAGATGCAGCATATGGATGATAAATATTATTTTCTTATCTTTCCTATGATATCCCTGATATTCTTTATCAAATTGTACAGAAAATCGGATAAAAAACCATTTACAGGTATAGCTTACACATT comes from Echinicola vietnamensis DSM 17526 and encodes:
- the panC gene encoding pantoate--beta-alanine ligase gives rise to the protein MKILKTKKEVKQQLFTYRKDARTIGLVPTMGALHDGHLNLVKNAKRMTDVVVVSIFVNPTQFNNPEDLAKYPRTVETDLAKLEAEGVDYVFLPEVAEMYPKPTGLTFDFGDLERILEGAFRPGHFNGVGVVVAKLLHIIHPDKAFFGQKDLQQVAIIRRMVDDLAFDVEMVVVPTSREKDGLAMSSRNGRLTAEDRKHALVLFESLTLARKELLAGKPWFEVQDKISHKFNLVPGVELEYFELVRTNSLEVVSTIDISEQTTGKEYSLCTAAYVGDVRLIDNLPI
- the panD gene encoding aspartate 1-decarboxylase, which gives rise to MQIQLLKSKIHRVKITQAELHYVGSITIDEDLMDAANIIENEKVQIVNVNNGERLETYVIKGERGSGMVCLNGPAARKAQVGDVVIIISYASMAFEEAKKYKPVVIFPDDSNKLI
- a CDS encoding lysylphosphatidylglycerol synthase transmembrane domain-containing protein, translating into MRLSIKQWIQVVVSLAVAIWIFWFLYKDVKMESLLEALQQASLFWICMSIWISVLGFGLRSWRWKLLIDADLAEKLPTSRAFWGLMIGYLVNMLVPRAGEVARCGVLKKTDKLPVSKLLGTVILERSVDLLFMIGVIFLAFVLEREVFVGLAEDLISLDAIKTGFKEYMPLLVGGVALLVIVFYWVTSRYRDHGLVKKFHHFMRELIGGLKSVQRMKNRLGFWSASVGIWVIYFLMMYFIAMAMPSTANLSPSSVLMVMVMGSIGMVAPVQGGIGTFHALVAFILMTYGLTEEEGKIFAIIVHSSQVLIVLVAGVISLLVVAKISVTTKPQAGHLRNN
- the dusB gene encoding tRNA dihydrouridine synthase DusB, translating into MVKIGNLALGEFPLLLAPMEDVSDPPFRAVCKENGADLMYTEFISSEGLIRDAAKSVQKLDIFEYERPIGIQIFGNEIDSMREAAAIAEQAGPDILDINYGCPVNKVACKGAGAGILLDIDKMVSMTAEIVKAVNIPVTVKTRLGWDNNTIRIVEVVERLQDVGIQAISVHARTRKQMYKGEADWTYLAKIKENQRIHIPLFGNGDIDSPERAREYRDRFGVDGMMIGRAAIGYPWIFNEIKHYFETGQKLAAPGLDERINVAKKHLDFSVKWKGEKLGILEMRRHYTNYFRGMPNFKPYRTKMVTADTYAEVSSLLDQVAVDFADYQFVSQG
- a CDS encoding zinc metallopeptidase, whose protein sequence is MLLILIVVVFGIMGFVVSQKLKKKFKKYSQTALQANLSGKEIAELMLADHGIHNVTVNCVEGKLTDHYNPQNKTVNLSPDVYYGRNAAATAVSAHECGHAVQHAQAYSWLGLRSAMVPIQNVSGKILNFVLIASLFGGLALFNLPIEAVGVIVVGSYGVITLFTFVTLPVEFDASRRALAWVKERNIVTTSEYGMAKDSLKWAAMTYVVAALASLATLAYYAMIFFGGRD
- a CDS encoding CPBP family intramembrane glutamic endopeptidase; this encodes MEIYKTQSQIAAKHNWLLSLVVLVLITFGVLALTQGIALVMIPFLFNISYEDILPLFTGELSYPNGRMAMLFLQGIGGGLAFFIAGWLFSKVVEKASLGWQQQFARVKFNYLLLLLPLLFGFMLFDAKVIEWNMNINFPAFLEGFETFAREMEDQAMKMTKFLTDFQDFGEFLAGVLVIGVLAGIGEEYFFRGVLQPKLHRYLGNAHAGVWLAAFVFSAIHFQFFGFFPRLLLGALFGYLYLYSGSLVYPIVGHVLNNSFTIVMVYLNKLGVVEFDIEDPEGVSWYTVVLGLIVFVVCMRLFVQQNKQKSSHGEVAEGI
- a CDS encoding putative signal transducing protein, with the protein product MEKWQKVFESASLVRAEIVKGVLSEHDITAIVLNKKESVYQIIGSYHVMVVSEKAFEAANLIKNEISF